The following is a genomic window from Malus sylvestris chromosome 12, drMalSylv7.2, whole genome shotgun sequence.
tctcaAACAAAATTCTAGAGAGAGGACATACCGTGAAATGAAAGCCAATTTAGGAAAAGAACCTTGGGAGGGTGGAGGAGGTTGATGTCGCGATCAGCAACGTAGGTGGCCAAGGAGTGAAGGGAGGCGTCATGGTCGCCGGTGTAGATGAGGCAGTTGAGGGAGCGGTTTTCATCTTGGATGGTTCTGTCTTGCAATTGAATGGGGAAATCCAAATTGAGGAGTAAGAAGTAATGTATTTGGTTTTATCTTTATTGAAATTACACAAACACTCTCAATTGCGAGGTTAACGGTTTTGCAAGTAAACTCAaaatgacccgttatttaacgagTTCATCTGTTAACGATCTGACTTGTTAACGAGTCCACCTAAATGCTAATTTTAACGGGTGAATTGAAACGAGTAAACGAGTTGGTCTAAAATGCCAGCTCGCCCAATTCCTCTCTTCTGCGGCGACACCAGTCACCACCCCAAAATCTCTCTTCTCCGTTAGTCCACAGTCCACACACGTACTCTCTGTTTTGTTTGGTTAGAAAGTTAGGTGACAGATGACATTATTTTATTCACGCACGTAGCATGCTGAGTCAGggtaaatttgaaattttgaaaaggtTTTTGGTTACCGTGTAAAATTAGACCCGGCAAAACCCCAATTCATTcgacttcttctctctctcgtttCCTCTCCTGCGTCGCCGGCAGCCTCTGCTCGCGACTTCTCTGCCGGCTTTCTTTGTCGGAGGATTCgtcttatctctctctctctctgaggtATGTAATCTCACTTAATTCTTCagtttttcttccattttttgcTCTGTTTTTCCTTCGTGATTCTTCTATCTGCTAGATATTAGTTGATAAAAACGATGCCGAAAACTTGCTGTTTTGGGGAAAGGTTGAAACTTTAGGGTGAAAATTCAGTTCTCTGATTTTAccgaaaacaattttttttgggaaatatTGAAACTTTAGGCTACAAATTAAGTCCTCTGACTTTAGTGTTGGCACAGGCATGTGTTTTTCCAACCCGGATAGTTGGGATAAGGCACTGTGTTATCTTTTACTTGAAGAACGTTGGCAGGGTTGTAATGGGTATCCGCCCAAGTTCAAATCATGTTTGGTTGATTCGGGTTTTCTCAGAAACTCTCTGTTTTTTGTGGAGAAGGGAAATTTCAGAGCTTATTACGCCACTGCGTCTGCGCTGTTGACGAGGTATGCCCATGTGTTTGAGGAAAACCCATTGCCGGTTGAAGCCTATGTGATTCAGGAGATTAAAGCTGTAAGGGAAAGGTCTGGCATTTGGAGAAACCGGAAACTTTATCCAGACGTTGCCAGAGTGTTAAAATCTTTGGACTGGGAGGTTGCATGGGACCTGAGGTTTTCCTGGTCTGTGAAGCAGTATGGCTTTTCTCATTCTTTAAGTGTATTTAGTGTTATTGTTCATGTCTTTGCATTGGCGGGGATGAAAATGGAAGTGCAGTCTTTTCTCAATGATATTGTTTGCTATTATCGAGATGCTAAGTATGATGCATTTGGGTTGTTCCCATATGTATTTGATTCATCTCACAATGGGGCGAGAACTCTTGTATTTGATGCACTCATTACGGCTTTTGCTGCCTACTCGATGCTTGAGAATGCTGTGGATGTTTCTGTGCAGACCAAAAACATGCAGCTTGAACCACACATTTGGtcttgtaattttttgctcaagtGTTTGGCAGAAGCAAACATATTGGAATCTGTTAGgattttatttgaatgtttaaaaAAGTATGGTCCTTCACCTAATGTTTACACTTACACAATTATGATGAACTTTTACTGCCAAGGACATGAAGGGAAGGGTGTAGATATTGGTGAAGCGACC
Proteins encoded in this region:
- the LOC126593820 gene encoding putative pentatricopeptide repeat-containing protein At2g02150 isoform X2, which encodes MCFSNPDSWDKALCYLLLEERWQGCNGYPPKFKSCLVDSGFLRNSLFFVEKGNFRAYYATASALLTRYAHVFEENPLPVEAYVIQEIKAVRERSGIWRNRKLYPDVARVLKSLDWEVAWDLRFSWSVKQYGFSHSLSVFSVIVHVFALAGMKMEVQSFLNDIVCYYRDAKYDAFGLFPYVFDSSHNGARTLVFDALITAFAAYSMLENAVDVSVQTKNMQLEPHIWSCNFLLKCLAEANILESVRILFECLKKYGPSPNVYTYTIMMNFYCQGHEGKGVDIGEATNILQEMEKRGKHPTVVVYAKYIHALCKVGWVEFALDFIRNLRCRNQPLNSYCYNAILLGFCQKGETYEAWKILEEMKTYGMIPDVYCYTILIGGFCKLTS
- the LOC126593820 gene encoding putative pentatricopeptide repeat-containing protein At2g02150 isoform X1; its protein translation is MCFSNPDSWDKALCYLLLEERWQGCNGYPPKFKSCLVDSGFLRNSLFFVEKGNFRAYYATASALLTRYAHVFEENPLPVEAYVIQEIKAVRERSGIWRNRKLYPDVARVLKSLDWEVAWDLRFSWSVKQYGFSHSLSVFSVIVHVFALAGMKMEVQSFLNDIVCYYRDAKYDAFGLFPYVFDSSHNGARTLVFDALITAFAAYSMLENAVDVSVQTKNMQLEPHIWSCNFLLKCLAEANILESVRILFECLKKYGPSPNVYTYTIMMNFYCQGHEGKGVDIGEATNILQEMEKRGKHPTVVVYAKYIHALCKVGWVEFALDFIRNLRCRNQPLNSYCYNAILLGFCQKGETYEAWKILEEMKTYGMIPDVYCYTILIGLSWKALHSLHISWEG